One Coleofasciculus chthonoplastes PCC 7420 DNA window includes the following coding sequences:
- a CDS encoding RNA-guided endonuclease InsQ/TnpB family protein gives MNCRYQFRIYPTPGQRQSLARLFGCVRVVWNDALFLCKQSGKLPGSSELQKLCITQAKKTEAREWLGQVSAIPLQQSVADLGVAFKNFFQSRSGKRKGKKVNPPRFKRRVNRQTARFTRGGFRVKASKVYLAKTGNLKVKWSRPLPSVPSSVTVIKDCAGRYFLSFVVEVEPEIKQPLNPSIGVDLGLKTFASCSNGEKIDSPDYSRLYRKLKRCQRRLAKRERGSKRRERMRVKVAKLNAQIRDKRKDFLHKLSTKVVNDNQVIALEDLNVSGMLKNRKLSRAISQAGWYEFRSLCEGKANKHNRDFRVISRWEPTSQVCSDCGYRWGKIDLSVRSILCINCGAEHDRDDNASVNIEQVGVGQTHDSKRTGSACKTSSEAVCVEPSTHRKYIQLNLFDW, from the coding sequence ATGAATTGCCGATATCAATTCAGAATCTATCCCACCCCTGGTCAGCGTCAATCATTGGCGCGGCTATTTGGGTGCGTGCGGGTAGTCTGGAATGATGCTCTTTTCTTGTGCAAGCAATCGGGTAAGCTACCTGGCAGCAGTGAACTCCAAAAGCTGTGCATCACTCAGGCTAAGAAAACTGAGGCTAGGGAGTGGTTAGGGCAAGTATCAGCTATTCCTCTACAGCAATCAGTTGCTGACTTAGGAGTAGCATTTAAAAACTTTTTCCAGTCCCGGTCAGGTAAGCGCAAAGGGAAAAAGGTAAACCCGCCACGATTTAAGCGGCGAGTTAACCGTCAGACGGCGCGGTTTACTAGGGGTGGATTCAGGGTTAAGGCGTCCAAGGTCTACCTAGCCAAGACTGGCAATCTAAAGGTCAAGTGGTCACGTCCCTTGCCATCGGTTCCTAGTTCTGTAACGGTGATTAAAGATTGCGCCGGTCGGTACTTTCTCAGTTTCGTGGTTGAGGTGGAACCAGAGATCAAGCAGCCCTTGAACCCATCCATAGGGGTTGATTTGGGGCTAAAGACCTTTGCGAGTTGCAGCAACGGGGAAAAAATTGATAGCCCGGATTATTCCCGCCTCTACCGCAAACTAAAGCGTTGCCAGCGGCGGCTAGCCAAACGCGAACGGGGTAGCAAGCGGCGAGAGCGGATGCGGGTTAAAGTTGCCAAGCTCAATGCCCAAATCCGGGATAAGCGTAAAGACTTTCTGCACAAGTTATCCACCAAGGTAGTTAACGATAACCAAGTGATTGCCTTGGAGGATTTGAATGTTAGCGGTATGCTCAAAAACCGCAAATTATCACGGGCAATATCTCAAGCTGGATGGTATGAATTCCGGTCATTGTGCGAGGGCAAAGCCAACAAGCACAACCGGGATTTTCGGGTCATCAGCCGATGGGAGCCTACCAGTCAGGTTTGCTCAGATTGCGGCTACCGATGGGGCAAAATAGACCTGTCAGTGCGGTCTATCCTGTGCATTAATTGCGGTGCTGAACACGACCGGGATGATAACGCCTCGGTCAACATAGAACAAGTCGGGGTCGGGCAGACCCACGACTCTAAACGGACGGGGAGTGCGTGTAAGACCTCATCTGAGGCAGTGTGCGTTGAGCCGTCAACCCACCGAAAATACATTCAGTTAAACCTGTTTGATTGGTAG
- a CDS encoding ATP-binding protein — MTRGAWIKQRWEQWRSHRLPQKPRLSYLGAFILTLFSCLVVYTVSGSAQSPVAPVSSSLIEITQGWQYHWGDFSQQQPRVSEGTQNQILSEQWQSFQFPGKIRKPSHKNVQILWLRVPLPAGEWHSPTLYFGAVPYILDVYLGEQHLYNQWSLNAANQATLTDYQLPLVQLEPGFQHQTLLFRVYVGENASIYIGLFDRVVLGNHNTVIKRFFQQQSHTLLGILFFALGLIILGLSLSRPEKKSYFHFGILTTMIGIYTLSRSFFIPVFIDHLEALRFWEYTSFYLIPVSGCLFFQEMFKMRCQSIIRHLWKIHLAYAVAALTLVTTHTFSWSQTVTLAQFLFLASAIIILTKSVQISLAGNVEAKLFTLGFGLLTLSAMNDILIYRLEWVNWYQKLYPWGTLLFILTLGVMLERQFIQARNLLQNYAIELETKNTALQRLDQLKDEFLANTSHELKTPLNGIIGIAESLMDGVTGNLSDATRFNLSLIVSSGRRLHQLVNDLLDFSQLKHHNLQLNIKPVGIREVTHVVLTISQPLVGKKPIELINGINPDIPPVDADENRVQQILYNLVSNAIKFTEQGTIEVSATPVNDRLEIHVVDTGIGISPDKINRIFESFEQADGSITRHYGGTGLGLAITKQLVELHGGIIKVDSTPGVGSRFTFTLPLSQGKVDYQSSIEVSKVQDYTPRTVSPDRILIAQEAAVTPEGTFHILIVDDEPTNLQVIVNHLSLQNYAITQASSALEALELIRLGFKPDLILLDIMMPQMTGYELCKKLREQFLPNELPIVLLTAKNQISDLVEGFAVGANDYLTKPVLKNELLARIKTHLRLAKINAAYGRFVPYEFLQFLERESIVDVQLGDQVQKEMSILFADIRSFTSLSEQLSPKANFDFLNSYLGRVSPVIRNYRGFIDKYIGDAVMALFPQMADDAVQAAIEMQKQVSLYNAHRQTCGYEPIAIGIGLHTGSLMLGTVGESQRMDTTVISDAVNLASRLEGLTKVFGVEILISEETLNGLTNAHHYSYRFLGRVTVKGKLQPIAIFEVFDGNPPPLIKLKRQTRTEFERGVHLYVEKEYTKAQQVFTQLWQWDDRDRVVQFYQQRCQQAARSGVSEVDIIIR; from the coding sequence ATGACTAGGGGTGCATGGATAAAGCAACGGTGGGAGCAATGGCGCTCACATCGGCTACCTCAAAAACCTCGACTTTCCTATCTAGGCGCATTTATTTTAACACTATTCAGTTGCCTAGTCGTCTACACGGTATCTGGTTCAGCTCAATCTCCAGTCGCGCCAGTTTCATCGTCACTGATAGAAATCACTCAGGGATGGCAATATCATTGGGGAGATTTTTCTCAACAACAACCTAGGGTTTCAGAAGGGACGCAGAATCAGATATTGTCTGAACAATGGCAATCATTTCAGTTTCCCGGAAAAATCCGCAAACCAAGCCATAAAAATGTCCAGATTCTGTGGTTGCGTGTACCCTTACCCGCTGGAGAATGGCACTCCCCGACTCTCTATTTTGGCGCTGTTCCTTATATATTAGACGTATATTTAGGAGAGCAACATCTCTATAATCAATGGTCACTCAATGCTGCCAATCAAGCCACACTAACAGACTATCAATTGCCACTCGTTCAACTTGAGCCAGGATTTCAGCATCAAACTCTCTTGTTTCGGGTGTATGTTGGAGAAAATGCTTCAATTTATATCGGATTGTTTGATCGCGTTGTCTTGGGTAATCACAATACTGTAATTAAACGTTTCTTTCAACAACAAAGCCATACATTACTCGGCATTCTATTTTTTGCATTAGGATTAATCATTCTGGGATTGTCTTTAAGCCGCCCCGAAAAAAAATCATACTTTCACTTTGGTATTTTAACAACGATGATCGGGATATATACCCTATCGCGGTCTTTTTTTATCCCTGTCTTTATTGATCATCTAGAAGCCTTACGGTTCTGGGAATATACATCATTCTATCTGATTCCTGTAAGTGGTTGTCTTTTCTTTCAAGAAATGTTTAAGATGAGATGCCAGTCTATTATTCGCCATCTCTGGAAAATTCATCTAGCTTATGCGGTAGCCGCGTTAACATTAGTCACCACTCACACCTTTTCTTGGAGTCAAACCGTCACTTTGGCTCAATTCTTGTTTTTAGCTAGTGCGATAATTATTTTAACTAAGTCGGTGCAAATTTCTCTGGCGGGTAACGTTGAAGCCAAACTCTTTACATTAGGCTTTGGTCTGCTTACTCTATCTGCCATGAATGATATTTTGATTTATCGCCTAGAGTGGGTAAATTGGTATCAAAAACTTTATCCTTGGGGAACATTACTTTTTATTCTTACCTTGGGCGTTATGTTAGAGCGTCAATTCATCCAAGCGCGTAACCTGCTGCAAAACTATGCCATAGAATTAGAAACTAAAAATACTGCATTACAGCGACTCGATCAGCTTAAGGATGAATTTTTAGCGAACACGTCTCATGAACTCAAAACTCCCTTGAATGGAATCATTGGCATTGCCGAATCATTGATGGATGGAGTAACAGGAAACCTATCGGATGCGACTCGGTTTAACTTGTCGCTCATTGTTTCCAGTGGCAGACGATTGCACCAGTTGGTTAATGATTTACTCGATTTCTCGCAACTCAAACACCATAACCTGCAACTGAATATTAAACCCGTCGGAATTCGAGAAGTTACCCATGTGGTTTTAACCATTTCTCAACCGCTGGTGGGTAAGAAACCGATCGAGTTAATCAATGGCATTAATCCGGATATTCCCCCGGTTGATGCTGATGAAAATCGTGTCCAGCAGATTTTGTACAACTTAGTCAGCAATGCAATTAAGTTTACGGAACAGGGAACAATTGAAGTTTCAGCAACGCCAGTCAATGATAGGCTGGAAATCCATGTAGTTGACACTGGAATTGGCATTTCACCGGACAAAATTAATCGCATTTTTGAATCCTTTGAACAAGCCGATGGTTCCATTACTCGCCACTATGGAGGAACGGGATTAGGTTTAGCAATTACCAAACAACTGGTTGAACTTCACGGTGGTATAATTAAGGTTGACTCTACGCCAGGAGTGGGGTCACGCTTTACATTTACACTACCTTTATCTCAGGGTAAGGTTGATTATCAATCCTCCATCGAAGTCTCTAAGGTGCAAGATTATACACCGCGAACTGTTAGCCCCGATCGCATTCTCATCGCTCAAGAGGCGGCTGTCACGCCAGAGGGAACCTTCCACATTTTAATTGTGGATGATGAACCCACGAATCTTCAGGTCATTGTTAATCATCTGTCGTTGCAAAATTATGCGATTACCCAAGCCTCTAGTGCCTTGGAAGCGTTAGAGTTGATTCGCTTAGGGTTCAAACCGGATCTGATTTTGCTCGATATAATGATGCCGCAGATGACGGGGTATGAACTGTGTAAAAAACTGCGGGAACAATTTCTCCCCAATGAACTACCGATTGTCTTGTTAACGGCGAAAAACCAGATTTCTGATTTAGTGGAGGGATTTGCAGTTGGCGCGAATGATTATTTAACCAAGCCTGTGTTAAAGAATGAACTTTTAGCCCGGATTAAAACCCATCTCCGCTTAGCTAAAATCAATGCCGCTTACGGAAGGTTTGTCCCTTATGAATTTCTGCAATTTTTGGAACGAGAAAGTATTGTGGATGTGCAATTAGGGGATCAGGTGCAAAAAGAAATGTCTATTTTATTTGCCGATATTCGTTCATTTACCAGTTTGTCGGAACAATTATCACCGAAAGCAAATTTTGACTTTCTGAATTCGTATTTAGGTCGTGTGAGTCCCGTAATTCGCAATTATCGTGGATTTATTGATAAATATATTGGTGATGCGGTAATGGCATTATTTCCCCAGATGGCTGATGATGCAGTACAAGCGGCAATTGAGATGCAAAAGCAAGTCAGTTTGTATAATGCTCACCGTCAAACCTGTGGGTATGAACCGATTGCAATTGGGATTGGTTTGCATACAGGGAGTTTAATGTTGGGAACGGTGGGAGAGTCTCAGCGAATGGATACAACAGTGATTTCGGATGCGGTGAATTTAGCCTCGCGTTTGGAGGGATTAACTAAGGTTTTTGGGGTGGAGATTTTAATTAGCGAAGAAACGTTAAATGGGTTGACAAATGCTCACCATTATAGTTATCGTTTCTTAGGTCGAGTGACGGTGAAAGGAAAACTCCAACCGATCGCGATCTTTGAGGTGTTTGATGGTAACCCGCCGCCACTGATTAAACTAAAGCGACAAACTCGGACGGAGTTTGAACGGGGTGTGCATCTGTATGTAGAGAAAGAGTATACCAAAGCGCAGCAGGTTTTCACTCAACTGTGGCAATGGGACGATCGCGATCGCGTGGTTCAATTTTACCAGCAGCGTTGTCAGCAAGCCGCGCGATCTGGAGTCTCGGAGGTGGATATTATTATTCGGTAG
- a CDS encoding CHASE2 domain-containing protein produces MTNYQVGGSLRHDDPTYVVRQADAQLYQAVKAGEFCHVLSPRQMGKSSLLVRTKYRLEAEGFRCGVLDMTTIGGEYTTPVQWYKGVVTQLWLAFNLREKIHLKTWWKERDDLSFLQRCSQFIEEALLGQFSSERLVIFMDEIDRILSINFPIDDFWALIRFCYNQRAINPDYNRIVFAFFGVAAPSDLIRDRSRTSFNIGQAIELQGFKLEEVQPLIQGLAGNVDNPETIVQSILAWTSGQPFLTQKLCNLVWKAAENTEPESLIIPPNQEYMWVENLVRSRIINNWASQDDPEHLRTIQNRIQGNGQRTGRMLGIYQQVLQGVEIEADDSREVTELLLSGLLVKNKGILQVKNRIYQEVFNQVWVTKKLVSLRPYTEAFNAWITSRKQKQAHLLQGEALREALTWSQNKSLSDLDYQFLAASQELNRRDIQNALKAIEKANSLLSSATKKAKTEPIRHRLWRGWIGVISLSTTTLVILLRLTGLLQGLEWDVLDQFFQVRPLEPPDPRIVIVTIDENDITQVGQWPLPDAVLAEAITRLNADNPRVIGLDVYRDLPVEPGHQELVELFQSTPNLIGAEKVVGNSVNPPPTLNQSGQIGFVDMVLDADGKVRRGLISVKRGDKLHLSFSLKLALHYLETQGITPQTQAQHHWQLGQAIFSPLDKNDGGYVRVNTGGYQILLNYRGRLEDFYTISLTDLLENRIPVDLKRDNGFTGRVILIGAIATSLKDFFYTPYSGSLSRTPQGMAGVVVHANLTSQILSAALDNRPLILTWSEFQEGLWVLVWSLIGTVLSWRLQSPQRVALGIAIAGLVLVAIAYNAFLQGWWIPVIPPILGLILSAIALSWFTSKQIEKLQLRRILELLAQDYSTSPAAVRIALEYLKKSERESNHALIEKCLPNRE; encoded by the coding sequence ATGACAAATTACCAAGTTGGCGGTAGTCTCAGACATGATGATCCTACCTATGTGGTGCGACAAGCAGACGCCCAACTTTATCAGGCGGTGAAAGCAGGTGAATTTTGTCATGTCCTTAGCCCTCGACAAATGGGCAAATCCTCTCTCCTTGTCAGAACAAAGTATCGCCTGGAAGCTGAAGGATTCCGCTGTGGAGTTCTGGATATGACCACAATTGGTGGCGAATATACAACCCCTGTGCAGTGGTATAAAGGCGTTGTCACGCAGTTATGGTTGGCGTTCAATCTGCGGGAAAAAATTCATTTAAAAACCTGGTGGAAAGAGCGAGACGATCTCTCATTTTTGCAACGATGCAGTCAGTTTATTGAAGAGGCTTTGCTCGGTCAATTTTCCAGTGAACGATTGGTCATTTTTATGGATGAAATTGATCGAATCCTGAGTATTAATTTCCCCATTGATGATTTTTGGGCTTTAATTCGCTTTTGCTATAATCAACGCGCTATTAATCCTGACTATAATCGGATTGTCTTTGCCTTCTTTGGTGTCGCTGCACCCTCAGACTTAATTCGCGATCGCAGCCGGACTTCATTTAATATTGGTCAAGCCATAGAACTGCAGGGGTTTAAACTGGAAGAAGTGCAACCCCTGATTCAAGGCTTAGCGGGAAACGTTGATAATCCGGAGACAATTGTTCAATCAATTTTAGCGTGGACATCGGGTCAGCCATTTCTTACCCAAAAGCTGTGTAATTTAGTCTGGAAAGCGGCAGAAAACACAGAACCGGAAAGCCTGATCATCCCGCCAAATCAAGAATATATGTGGGTAGAAAACCTGGTGCGATCGCGCATCATTAATAACTGGGCGTCTCAGGATGATCCGGAACATTTGAGAACGATTCAGAATCGCATTCAAGGCAATGGTCAACGGACGGGTAGAATGCTGGGCATTTATCAGCAGGTGTTACAAGGCGTAGAGATTGAGGCGGATGACTCGCGAGAAGTAACTGAACTTTTATTGTCGGGTTTGTTGGTTAAAAATAAGGGGATATTACAGGTAAAAAATAGAATTTATCAAGAAGTATTTAATCAAGTCTGGGTAACGAAAAAATTAGTTTCCCTGCGTCCTTATACTGAGGCTTTCAACGCCTGGATTACCTCCAGAAAACAGAAGCAAGCCCACCTACTACAAGGAGAAGCGTTAAGAGAGGCATTAACCTGGTCGCAGAATAAAAGTTTGAGTGATCTAGATTATCAGTTTTTAGCCGCGAGTCAAGAATTAAATCGACGGGACATTCAGAACGCCCTCAAAGCGATTGAAAAAGCCAATTCTCTGCTGTCATCGGCGACCAAGAAAGCTAAAACCGAACCAATCAGACATCGACTGTGGCGCGGATGGATTGGCGTGATCAGCCTTAGCACAACTACTCTGGTAATTCTGTTACGTTTAACCGGATTGTTGCAAGGTTTGGAATGGGATGTGTTGGATCAGTTTTTCCAAGTTCGCCCCTTAGAACCCCCTGATCCACGGATTGTAATTGTCACCATTGATGAAAACGATATCACTCAAGTTGGACAGTGGCCCCTCCCCGATGCGGTGTTAGCAGAGGCAATTACTCGATTAAATGCAGACAATCCGCGTGTGATTGGTTTAGATGTGTATCGAGATTTACCTGTCGAACCTGGACATCAAGAATTAGTTGAGCTATTTCAGTCTACTCCTAATCTGATTGGTGCCGAAAAAGTTGTTGGTAATTCCGTGAATCCCCCTCCCACGTTAAACCAGTCGGGGCAAATCGGTTTTGTGGATATGGTATTGGATGCAGATGGCAAAGTCCGCCGAGGGTTAATATCTGTTAAACGCGGCGATAAACTTCACCTGAGTTTCAGCTTAAAACTAGCATTGCACTATCTAGAAACCCAAGGAATTACACCTCAAACTCAAGCACAGCATCATTGGCAATTGGGTCAGGCAATTTTTTCACCGTTGGATAAAAATGATGGCGGCTATGTGCGGGTGAATACTGGGGGTTATCAGATCCTATTAAACTATCGTGGCAGGTTAGAGGATTTTTACACCATCTCGCTTACCGATTTACTAGAAAATCGGATTCCCGTAGACTTAAAGCGTGATAATGGGTTTACCGGACGGGTTATTTTAATTGGCGCGATCGCAACTAGCCTGAAGGATTTTTTCTATACCCCTTACAGTGGGAGTTTGTCTCGCACACCACAAGGGATGGCGGGTGTAGTGGTTCATGCTAATTTAACCAGCCAGATTTTAAGTGCAGCCCTCGATAATCGTCCCCTAATCCTGACATGGAGTGAATTCCAAGAGGGGTTGTGGGTTTTGGTGTGGTCTTTAATCGGTACAGTATTAAGTTGGCGGTTACAGTCTCCTCAGCGGGTGGCGTTGGGAATTGCGATCGCAGGTTTAGTATTAGTCGCCATCGCCTATAACGCCTTCTTACAGGGGTGGTGGATACCTGTGATTCCACCAATCCTAGGATTAATTCTATCCGCGATCGCACTGTCTTGGTTTACCAGCAAGCAAATCGAAAAACTCCAACTCCGTCGCATTCTGGAGTTACTCGCCCAAGACTACTCCACATCTCCGGCGGCTGTACGGATTGCTCTAGAATATCTGAAAAAGTCAGAACGCGAAAGCAATCACGCCTTGATTGAAAAATGTCTCCCGAATAGGGAATAG
- a CDS encoding DUF928 domain-containing protein: MKPFHFFSVKWLSWRFALILLSITLSLELAIVPSLVAHTQAVEDLNNNEPFTPPGDDSPDDDTKGAGTRDGGHCTNDNATADEPGFSVLAPVENKTIAQRPTFSLYIPETAAQKVFFSLKNAENEEEYDYQTIITLPTTAIGNEFSFPLPEDAPDLKTNTPYQWSISLICQQSLDPNDPTLHGIIERVESQQITVN; encoded by the coding sequence ATGAAACCCTTTCATTTTTTCAGTGTAAAGTGGCTTAGTTGGCGTTTCGCTTTAATTCTATTGTCCATCACCCTATCTTTAGAATTGGCGATTGTTCCTAGTCTGGTTGCCCACACTCAAGCTGTGGAAGATCTAAATAATAATGAACCTTTTACACCTCCTGGAGATGACAGTCCAGATGATGATACAAAAGGAGCAGGAACTCGTGATGGCGGTCATTGTACAAACGATAATGCCACGGCAGATGAACCCGGATTTTCGGTTCTAGCGCCAGTTGAAAATAAAACGATCGCGCAACGTCCTACCTTCTCACTGTACATCCCGGAAACGGCAGCACAGAAGGTGTTTTTTAGTTTAAAGAATGCTGAGAACGAAGAAGAGTATGATTACCAAACCATCATCACTTTACCAACAACAGCAATAGGGAATGAGTTTAGCTTCCCTTTACCCGAAGATGCGCCTGATCTAAAGACAAATACGCCATATCAATGGTCGATCAGCTTAATTTGTCAACAGTCTCTTGATCCTAATGACCCGACTTTACATGGCATAATTGAGCGCGTTGAATCTCAACAAATTACTGTAAATTAA
- a CDS encoding CHAT domain-containing protein, producing MGWLGRRARKRLLFLGLAWLTVVAVIASPVALGNASTLLQSDIIQQDSHLAQSLDPVSRLSQGKTDYDRGRFADAVLAWQEAEQVYQQAGDRTNQAISLNYLSLAYQHLGQWEQAKAAIEESLNLLPTPTDPALLAQVLNTKGSLQLATGQSEAALQTWKAAETAYSQDDDAIGVLGCQINQAQALQSLGMFRRSQQVLERVQQALTLQPDSLIKATGLRSLGMVWQAIGELDDAQNVLNQSLAIAQTLNSPADISAAFLNLGNTARVLGDRDAAINYYHKAAKTATNPLNQLEAQLNQFKLLISQQPFNQSQDLFTPIQHNLSQLSPSRYAIYAQVNWAESLIELLDNSAGYSPESITSEDIAQLLAKTIAQAKALNDTRAESLALGTLGKLYKTNQQGLEAQRLIQQALFFSKTINARDISYQWQWQLTQLYQQNGDLKAAITANQDAFDLLQSIRGDLVAMNPDVRFSFQEQIEPIYRNLVRLLLQSSSPDNLKQARNVIESLQLAELENYFRTSCLNAKAEQIDTVIEDSDTQTAVIYPIILPDRIAVILSLPGQPLETYNTELSQAEIEQTVNQLRQSMNIAYSNRKRLAISQTIYDWLIRPIETQLAQQDIKTLVFVLDGVLRNVPMAALHDGQQYLIEKYSIALTPGLQLLEPRSLTQFQLRSLTAGLSQARLGFSALPAVEDEIEQVSTNIPSNVLLNQAFTSTALENKINTLPVSVVHLATHGQFSSNPEDTFILTWDKRFNANTLSQLLKGRNQDNFPPIELLVLSACQTANGDQRAALGLAGLAVRSGTRSTIGTLWSVKDQSTAQAMIQLYNNLTQPDINRAEALRQAQLFLLRQNQYQHPYYWAPFILVGNWL from the coding sequence ATGGGATGGTTGGGAAGACGTGCTAGGAAGCGACTACTATTTTTAGGATTAGCCTGGTTAACCGTTGTGGCGGTAATCGCATCTCCTGTCGCCCTGGGAAATGCCTCGACTCTCCTTCAGTCGGATATCATACAACAGGACTCTCATCTGGCTCAATCTCTTGATCCAGTAAGCCGATTAAGCCAAGGTAAAACTGACTATGATCGGGGACGCTTTGCTGATGCAGTACTGGCGTGGCAAGAAGCGGAACAGGTTTACCAACAAGCAGGCGATCGCACTAACCAGGCAATAAGTTTAAATTATTTGTCCCTTGCCTATCAACATCTGGGACAGTGGGAACAGGCAAAGGCGGCGATTGAGGAAAGTCTGAACCTCCTACCCACTCCCACTGATCCTGCACTCTTGGCACAAGTATTAAATACCAAAGGCAGTCTGCAATTGGCAACCGGACAATCGGAAGCTGCGTTGCAAACTTGGAAAGCCGCCGAGACAGCTTACTCCCAGGATGATGATGCTATCGGGGTTTTAGGGTGTCAAATCAATCAGGCGCAAGCCTTGCAAAGCTTGGGGATGTTTCGGCGATCGCAACAAGTCTTAGAACGGGTACAGCAAGCGCTAACGCTACAGCCGGATTCGCTAATTAAAGCCACCGGATTACGCAGCCTGGGGATGGTTTGGCAAGCGATTGGAGAATTAGATGATGCCCAAAACGTGCTTAACCAGAGTTTAGCGATCGCGCAAACCCTCAATTCTCCCGCTGATATCAGCGCCGCTTTCTTGAATCTGGGTAATACGGCACGAGTGTTAGGCGATCGGGATGCCGCGATAAATTATTACCATAAAGCGGCAAAAACGGCAACCAATCCCTTAAACCAACTCGAAGCCCAACTCAACCAATTTAAGTTACTGATTAGTCAACAGCCGTTTAATCAATCCCAAGATTTATTTACCCCAATTCAGCACAATCTCTCCCAATTATCTCCCAGTCGATATGCTATCTATGCTCAGGTGAATTGGGCAGAAAGTTTAATCGAACTCCTAGACAATTCAGCGGGATATTCTCCAGAATCTATCACATCAGAAGACATCGCTCAACTCCTCGCCAAAACCATTGCTCAAGCTAAAGCATTAAATGACACCCGCGCTGAATCCTTAGCTCTAGGAACCCTAGGAAAACTCTATAAAACCAACCAACAAGGGTTAGAAGCTCAACGTTTAATCCAACAAGCCCTATTCTTTTCCAAAACCATTAACGCCAGAGATATTTCCTATCAATGGCAATGGCAACTGACCCAACTTTATCAGCAAAATGGAGACCTGAAAGCCGCGATTACTGCTAACCAAGACGCCTTTGATCTACTACAATCGATTCGGGGAGATTTAGTCGCGATGAACCCCGATGTGCGGTTTTCGTTTCAAGAACAAATTGAACCCATCTACCGGAATTTAGTCCGTCTCTTATTACAAAGTTCCTCACCCGATAATCTCAAGCAGGCGCGTAATGTGATTGAATCCCTCCAGTTAGCCGAATTGGAGAATTACTTTCGCACCTCCTGCTTAAATGCTAAAGCCGAGCAAATTGATACGGTTATTGAGGACAGCGATACCCAAACGGCGGTAATTTATCCGATTATTTTACCTGACCGGATTGCGGTGATTCTTTCCTTACCTGGACAACCCTTAGAAACCTACAACACAGAGTTATCCCAAGCTGAGATTGAACAGACGGTGAATCAACTGCGACAGTCAATGAATATCGCCTATTCCAACCGCAAACGGCTTGCTATTTCTCAAACCATTTATGACTGGTTGATTCGACCAATAGAAACTCAGTTAGCTCAACAGGATATTAAAACTTTAGTCTTTGTTCTCGATGGCGTGTTGCGGAATGTACCAATGGCGGCACTTCATGATGGTCAACAGTATTTAATCGAGAAGTATAGCATTGCCTTAACACCAGGATTACAATTACTCGAACCGCGATCGCTAACCCAATTTCAACTGCGCTCACTTACCGCCGGATTAAGTCAAGCACGTCTGGGGTTTTCGGCGTTACCCGCAGTGGAAGATGAAATTGAACAAGTTAGTACAAATATTCCATCGAATGTTCTATTAAATCAAGCCTTTACCAGCACCGCCTTAGAGAACAAAATTAACACACTTCCGGTGAGTGTGGTTCACCTGGCTACCCATGGTCAATTTAGTTCTAACCCGGAAGACACGTTTATTCTTACCTGGGATAAACGGTTTAATGCCAATACCTTATCTCAACTCCTCAAAGGTAGAAACCAAGACAATTTCCCCCCGATTGAACTCCTGGTTCTCAGTGCTTGCCAAACCGCAAATGGTGATCAACGAGCGGCGTTAGGATTAGCAGGATTAGCTGTGCGATCGGGAACCCGCAGTACTATTGGCACATTATGGTCTGTTAAAGATCAATCGACGGCTCAGGCGATGATTCAACTGTATAACAATTTAACTCAACCTGATATTAATCGCGCTGAAGCCTTGCGACAAGCTCAGTTATTTCTACTCCGGCAAAATCAATACCAGCATCCCTACTACTGGGCACCCTTTATTTTAGTTGGCAATTGGTTATAA